In the genome of Electrophorus electricus isolate fEleEle1 chromosome 26, fEleEle1.pri, whole genome shotgun sequence, one region contains:
- the jupa gene encoding junction plakoglobin a isoform X1 yields the protein MAMYMGEREGVVKVTEWQNTHYAGDSGFQSGATTVRSDGDDGTEFHSKKYTMTTTVTETPPDLESQYTITRSQRVRAAMFPETVGEGMTVLSTQVDAAQQSNVQKLAEPSQLLKTAIVHLINYQDDAELATRAVPELTKLLNDDDQVVVNKAAQIVNQLSRKEASRRALVQSPQVVAAVVRAMQNSNDMETTRATASILHNLSHQREGLLAIFKSGGIPALVRMLSSPVESVLFYAITTLHNLLLHQEGAKMAVRLADGLQKMVPLLKKSNPKFLAITTDCLQLLSYGNQESKLIILANGGPEGLVQIMRNYNYEKLLWTTSRVLKVLSVCPSNKPAIVEAGGMQALGKHVTGSSQRLTQNCLWTLRNLSDAATKQDGLEGLLQVLVGLLSTDDVNMLACVTGILSNLTCNNTHNKTHVTQCGGVEALIHALLRAGEKEDVAEPATCALRHLTSRHPDAEVAQKAVRCHYGIPPVVNLLKKPYHWPAVKAVVGLIRNLALCPANQAPLRDVDAISKLVNLLMNAHQDAQKHGSASQQTYQDGVRMEEIVEGATGALHILARDPMNRALMVEMNTIPLLVQLLYSPVDNIKRVAAGALCELALDKQSAIMIDSEGAASPLMELLHSSNEGIATYAAAVLFRISEDKTADYKKRVSIELTHSLFKHDPAAWDMAHSNTMMESAYGQDMELEQRFAATYGFDPTGTEHDIADDFLAYDTMPRAYDGC from the exons ATGGCAATGTATA tgGGTGAGCGTGAGGGTGTGGTGAAGGTTACAGAATGGCAGAACACACATTATGCAGGAGATTCAGGCTTCCAGTCAGGAGCCACAACAGTGCGTTCAGATGGTGACGATGGCACAGAATTCCACTCTAAGAAATACACCATGACCACCACAGTCACAGAGACCCCTccag ACCTGGAGTCACAGTACACCATAACCCGGTCCCAGCGCGTTAGGGCGGCCATGTTCCCCGAGACGGTGGGAGAGGGCATGACCGTGCTGTCTACGCAGGTGGACGCGGCCCAGCAGAGCAACGTGCAGAAGCTGGCTGAGCCCTCGCAGCTGCTCAAAACCGCCATTGTCCATCTCATCAACTACCAGGACGATGCGGAGCTGGCCACGCGCGCCGTGCCAGAGCTCACCAAGCTGCTCAACGACGACGACCAG GTGGTGGTGAACAAGGCGGCGCAAATCGTGAACCAGCTGTCGCGGAAGGAGGCTTCCCGGCGGGCGCTGGTGCAGTCGCCGCAGGTGGTGGCGGCCGTGGTGCGGGCCATGCAGAACTCCAACGACATGGAGACCACGCGGGCCACGGCCAGCATCCTGCACAATCTGTCACACCAGCGCGAGGGTCTGCTGGCCATCTTCAAGTCGGGCGGTATCCCCGCCCTCGTCCGCATGCTCAG CTCTCCAGTGGAGTCGGTGCTGTTCTATGCCATCACCACCCTGCACAACCTCCTCCTGCACCAGGAGGGGGCCAAGATGGCCGTTCGCCTGGCCGACGGTCTGCAGAAGATGGTGCCGCTGCTGAAAAAAAGCAACCCGAAGTTTCTGGCCATCACCACGGACTGCCTGCAGCTTCTCTCCTACGGCAACCAGGAGAGCAAG TTGATCATACTGGCTAACGGAGGTCCTGAGGGCCTGGTGCAGATCATGAGGAACTACAACTACGAGAAACTGCTGTGGACCACCAGCCGCGTACTCAAGGTGCTCTCCGTGTGCCCGAGCAACAAGCCTGCTATCGTGGAAGCCG GTGGAATGCAGGCTCTGGGAAAGCACGTGACTGGCTCTAGCCAGCGCCTCACACAGAACTGTCTGTGGACTCTGAGGAACTTGTCTGATGCTGCCACCAAGCAG GACGGCCTAGAGGGTCTCCTGCAGGTCTTGGTCGGCCTCCTCTCCACAGACGATGTGAACATGCTCGCGTGCGTCACTGGCATCCTGTCCAACCTCACGTGCAACAACACGCACAACAAGACACACGTGACTCAGTGCGGTGGCGTGGAGGCCCTGATCCATGCTCTGCTGCGTGCCGGAGAGAAGGAGGACGTGGCGGAGCCGGCCACCTGCGCCCTGCGCCATCTGACCAGCCGCCACCCGGACGCCGAGGTGGCCCAGAAAGCTGTGCGCTGCCACTATGGCATCCCTCCAGTCGTAAATCTGCTGAAGAAGCCATACCACTGGCCTGCCGTCAAG GCTGTGGTGGGCCTGATCCGCAACCTGGCACTTTGCCCAGCCAATCAGGCACCTCTTAGAGATGTGGACGCCATTTCCAAACTTGTCAATCTGCTAATGAATGCCCACCAGGATGCTCAGAAGCATGGCTCAGCCAGCCAGCAAACATACCAG GATGGCGTGAGAATGGAGGAGATTGTAGAGGGGGCCACTGGAGCACTCCACATCCTGGCCAGAGATCCCATGAACAGGGCCCTCATGGTCGAAATGAACACCATTCCCCTGCTTGTGCAG ttGCTCTACTCCCCGGTGGATAACATAAAACGTGTGGCTGCTGGCGCGCTGTGTGAACTGGCTCTGGACAAGCAGTCGGCCATTATGATTGATAGCGAAGGTGCCGCCTCTCCCCTCATGGAACTTCTGCACTCCAGCAACGAGGGCATCG CTACCTATGCGGCTGCTGTGCTGTTTCGCATTTCTGAGGACAAAACTGCAGACTATAAAAAACGTGTGTCTATTGagctcacccactctctcttcAAACACGACCCTGCAGCATGGGACATG GCTCATAGCAATACGATGATGGAATCTGCATATGGACAAGATATGG AGCTTGAACAACGCTTTGCTGCTACGTATGGATTTGATCCCACAGGAACAGAGCACGACATAGCTGATGACTTCCTAGCCTATGACACAATGCCCAGAGCCTATGACGGCTGCTAA
- the jupa gene encoding junction plakoglobin a isoform X2: MAMYMGEREGVVKVTEWQNTHYAGDSGFQSGATTVRSDGDDGTEFHSKKYTMTTTVTETPPDLESQYTITRSQRVRAAMFPETVGEGMTVLSTQVDAAQQSNVQKLAEPSQLLKTAIVHLINYQDDAELATRAVPELTKLLNDDDQVVVNKAAQIVNQLSRKEASRRALVQSPQVVAAVVRAMQNSNDMETTRATASILHNLSHQREGLLAIFKSGGIPALVRMLSSPVESVLFYAITTLHNLLLHQEGAKMAVRLADGLQKMVPLLKKSNPKFLAITTDCLQLLSYGNQESKLIILANGGPEGLVQIMRNYNYEKLLWTTSRVLKVLSVCPSNKPAIVEAGGMQALGKHVTGSSQRLTQNCLWTLRNLSDAATKQDGLEGLLQVLVGLLSTDDVNMLACVTGILSNLTCNNTHNKTHVTQCGGVEALIHALLRAGEKEDVAEPATCALRHLTSRHPDAEVAQKAVRCHYGIPPVVNLLKKPYHWPAVKAVVGLIRNLALCPANQAPLRDVDAISKLVNLLMNAHQDAQKHGSASQQTYQDGVRMEEIVEGATGALHILARDPMNRALMVEMNTIPLLVQLLYSPVDNIKRVAAGALCELALDKQSAIMIDSEGAASPLMELLHSSNEGIATYAAAVLFRISEDKTADYKKRVSIELTHSLFKHDPAAWDMAHSNTMMESAYGQDMEW; this comes from the exons ATGGCAATGTATA tgGGTGAGCGTGAGGGTGTGGTGAAGGTTACAGAATGGCAGAACACACATTATGCAGGAGATTCAGGCTTCCAGTCAGGAGCCACAACAGTGCGTTCAGATGGTGACGATGGCACAGAATTCCACTCTAAGAAATACACCATGACCACCACAGTCACAGAGACCCCTccag ACCTGGAGTCACAGTACACCATAACCCGGTCCCAGCGCGTTAGGGCGGCCATGTTCCCCGAGACGGTGGGAGAGGGCATGACCGTGCTGTCTACGCAGGTGGACGCGGCCCAGCAGAGCAACGTGCAGAAGCTGGCTGAGCCCTCGCAGCTGCTCAAAACCGCCATTGTCCATCTCATCAACTACCAGGACGATGCGGAGCTGGCCACGCGCGCCGTGCCAGAGCTCACCAAGCTGCTCAACGACGACGACCAG GTGGTGGTGAACAAGGCGGCGCAAATCGTGAACCAGCTGTCGCGGAAGGAGGCTTCCCGGCGGGCGCTGGTGCAGTCGCCGCAGGTGGTGGCGGCCGTGGTGCGGGCCATGCAGAACTCCAACGACATGGAGACCACGCGGGCCACGGCCAGCATCCTGCACAATCTGTCACACCAGCGCGAGGGTCTGCTGGCCATCTTCAAGTCGGGCGGTATCCCCGCCCTCGTCCGCATGCTCAG CTCTCCAGTGGAGTCGGTGCTGTTCTATGCCATCACCACCCTGCACAACCTCCTCCTGCACCAGGAGGGGGCCAAGATGGCCGTTCGCCTGGCCGACGGTCTGCAGAAGATGGTGCCGCTGCTGAAAAAAAGCAACCCGAAGTTTCTGGCCATCACCACGGACTGCCTGCAGCTTCTCTCCTACGGCAACCAGGAGAGCAAG TTGATCATACTGGCTAACGGAGGTCCTGAGGGCCTGGTGCAGATCATGAGGAACTACAACTACGAGAAACTGCTGTGGACCACCAGCCGCGTACTCAAGGTGCTCTCCGTGTGCCCGAGCAACAAGCCTGCTATCGTGGAAGCCG GTGGAATGCAGGCTCTGGGAAAGCACGTGACTGGCTCTAGCCAGCGCCTCACACAGAACTGTCTGTGGACTCTGAGGAACTTGTCTGATGCTGCCACCAAGCAG GACGGCCTAGAGGGTCTCCTGCAGGTCTTGGTCGGCCTCCTCTCCACAGACGATGTGAACATGCTCGCGTGCGTCACTGGCATCCTGTCCAACCTCACGTGCAACAACACGCACAACAAGACACACGTGACTCAGTGCGGTGGCGTGGAGGCCCTGATCCATGCTCTGCTGCGTGCCGGAGAGAAGGAGGACGTGGCGGAGCCGGCCACCTGCGCCCTGCGCCATCTGACCAGCCGCCACCCGGACGCCGAGGTGGCCCAGAAAGCTGTGCGCTGCCACTATGGCATCCCTCCAGTCGTAAATCTGCTGAAGAAGCCATACCACTGGCCTGCCGTCAAG GCTGTGGTGGGCCTGATCCGCAACCTGGCACTTTGCCCAGCCAATCAGGCACCTCTTAGAGATGTGGACGCCATTTCCAAACTTGTCAATCTGCTAATGAATGCCCACCAGGATGCTCAGAAGCATGGCTCAGCCAGCCAGCAAACATACCAG GATGGCGTGAGAATGGAGGAGATTGTAGAGGGGGCCACTGGAGCACTCCACATCCTGGCCAGAGATCCCATGAACAGGGCCCTCATGGTCGAAATGAACACCATTCCCCTGCTTGTGCAG ttGCTCTACTCCCCGGTGGATAACATAAAACGTGTGGCTGCTGGCGCGCTGTGTGAACTGGCTCTGGACAAGCAGTCGGCCATTATGATTGATAGCGAAGGTGCCGCCTCTCCCCTCATGGAACTTCTGCACTCCAGCAACGAGGGCATCG CTACCTATGCGGCTGCTGTGCTGTTTCGCATTTCTGAGGACAAAACTGCAGACTATAAAAAACGTGTGTCTATTGagctcacccactctctcttcAAACACGACCCTGCAGCATGGGACATG GCTCATAGCAATACGATGATGGAATCTGCATATGGACAAGATATGG AATGGTGA